The genomic segment GTTCTCCATGTTACACACGGTGATACAGTTGTCGTAACGGTCGCGCACCACCTCGTACTCGATCTCCTTCCAACCTTTCAGCGACTTCTCGACTAGAACCTGGGGTGAGAAGGCGAAGGCTTTCTCGGCCAGTTTGTTGAGTTCTTCCTCGTTGTCGCAGAAGCCAGAACCCAGACCACCCAGTGCATAAGCGGCACGAAGAATGACAGGATAACACAGATTGGCGGCTGCCTGACGAGCCTGCTCGATGGTTTCGCAGGCCTCGCTCTTGATGGTCTTCACACCAATCTCGTCGAGCTTCTTGACGAAGAGCTCACGGTCCTCAGTATCAATGATGGCCTGAACGGGGGTGCCCAGCACCTTGACATTATACTTCTCGAGTACGCCACTCTGATAGAGTTCCACACCACAGTTCAAAGCTGTCTGACCACCAAAGGCCAGCAGGATGCCATCAGGGCGCTCTTTCTCGATGACGCGTTCAACGAAGTAAGGCTGAACAGGCAAGAAATAAACCTGGTCGGCCACACCCTCTGAGGTCTGAACGGTGGCGATGTTAGGATTGATAAGCACCGTCTTGATGCCTTCTTCCTTCAACGCCTTCAGGGCCTGACTACCACTATAGTCAAACTCGCCAGCCTCACCAATTTTCAACGCGCCGCTACCTAACAGTAGCACTTTCTTTATATTGTTATCTCTCATCGTCTTTGTTTTCCTTTAATTATTCCTTTCTTACAATGCATCAATAAAACGGTCGAACATAAACTCCGTATCAACAGGACCTGAGCAGGCCTCAGGATGGAACTGACTTGAGAACCAGGGGTTGGTCTGGTGACAGATACCCTCGTTCGAGCCATCGTTCATATTCACAAAGAGTTCGCGCCAGTCTTTTCCCAGCGTTGATGCATCCACGGCATAACCATGATTCTGACTGGTGACGTAACAGCGGTTGGTACCTACCTCACGCACAGGCTGGTTGTGTGAGCGATGACCATACTTCAACTTATAGATTGAAGCGCCACCTGCCTTGGCCAGCAACTGGTTGCCCATGCAGATACCACAGATGGGCTTGCGACTCATGGACATCTGCTTGCGGATGATGTTCACAGCATCCTCACACATATCTGGGTCGCCAGGACCGTTGGCCAGGAAGAGACCGTCGAAGTCCATCGAAGTGTAGTCGTAATTCCAGGGAACGCGGATAACCTCAACACCACGATTCACCAGACAGCGGATGATGTTGGCCTTGACACCACAGTCAACCAAAACAACTTTTTTGCCTACGCCCTCATTATAGCGGATGATGTCCTTACAAGAGACACGAGCCACCCAGTTGATGCTTCCATAGTCTTCTGCAGAGAGGTCGGCAGCACTGCCGTTGTTCTCAGCTCCATCAAAGACCAGTTTACCCATCATCACACCATGCTCACGGAGTACCTTTGTCAATGCACGTGTGTCAATGCCTGTGATGCCAGGCACCTTCTCGCGCTTCAGCCAATCGGCCAGACTCTCATTAGCATTCCAGTGTGAATAGCCTGTGGCGCTGTAGTCGCTCACAATGATGGCCGATGCATAGATCTTGTCACTCTCCATGAAGGTGGGGAGGCCATTGTCCTCGAATGAGAACTTGGGCACGCCATAGTTTCCCACCAATGGGAAAGTGAGTACCATCAACTGACCAGCATATGAGGGGTCCGTCAAGCTCTCTGGATATCCCATCATTGCGGTGTTGAAAACCACCTCACCAGCCACAGGTTGTTCGTAGCCAAAACTTTTTCCTTTAAATGTTGTTCCGTCCTGCAGAACCAATGTTACATCTCTCATTTCCTATAATTACAATCTTGCGTATTATCTTAAAAAGAAGGGCGAAACGTTTAATAACGAATCGCCCTTAAATTATTCAACAGTAACAGACTTGGCCAAATTTCTTGGTTGGTCGACGTTCTTACCTTTGCAAACAGCCACATGATAGGCCAATAGCTGTAGAGGGATAGTAGCCACCAAGGGCTCTAAGCACTCCATCACCTCAGGCAACTCGATCACCTCGTCGGCAATCTTCGAAATGGTGGTATCGCCCTTTGTAACCAATGCAATCACCCTACCCTGACGGGCCTTAATTTCCTGAATATTAGAAAGCACCTTCTCGTACATGGCATTGTGTGTGGCAATAACCACGACAGGCATGTCTGAGTCAATCAGAGCAATAGGACCGTGCTTCATCTCGGCCGCTGGATAACCCTCGGCGTGGATATAAGAAATCTCTTTCAACTTCAACGCACCCTCAAGAGCTACAGGATAACTATAGCCACGACCCAGGTAGAGGAAGTTGTGGGCATAGGTGAAGGTACGAGCCAAGTCGGCCACTTTCTCGTTAGTCTTCAGCACTTCCTGAATCTTAGTAGGAATCTCGCTCAGTCCTTTCACGATACTGAGATACTCTTCGCGCTTGATGGTACCCTTTGCCTCACCCATGGCCAAAGCAATCATGGTGAGTACAGTTACCTGACCAGTAAAAGCCTTGGTTGAAGCCACGCCAATCTCTGGACCAACGTGGATATACGTACCAGTATCTGTGGCACGTGGAATACTTGAGCCGATGGCATTACATACGCCATAGATGAATGCACCACGCTCCTTTGCCAACTGTACGGCAGCAAGGGTGTCGGCTGTCTCACCACTCTGTGAGATGGCAATCACCACGTCTCCCTTGCCAACGACGGGATTACGATAACGGAACTCTGAGGCATACTCAACCTCGACAGGGAGGCGACAAAGCGACTCGATGATCTGTTTACCAATCAAGCCTGCATGCCATGAGGTGCCACAAGCCACGATAACCACGCGCTTGGCATTCAGCAACTCACGACGATAGTCTATCAGAGCGCTCAACGTTACATGGTCGGCCTCAACATTCACACGACCACGCATACAGTTGGTTAAGCACTCTGGCTGCTCAAAGATCTCCTTCAACATGAAGTGTGGATAACCACCCTTCTCTATCTGACCAAGGTCGATATCAACGGTCTTCACAGCCAAGCTCTGCTCCTCGCCAAGGATACTGATAACCTTCAGCTCCTCGCCAAGACGAATGACTGCGATATTGCCGTCTTCCAAATAGACAACCTTATCTGTATATTCAATGATGGGACTGGCATCTGAACCCAGGAAGAATTCATTCTCGCCAATACCAACTACCAATGGACTCTGCTTACGTGCTGCGACAATCTGCTTGGGATCGCGCTTATCTATGATGGCTATGGCATAAGCGCCAATAACCTGGAAGAGCGCTACCTGAACAGCCTGAACCAGGTCAAGGTTCTTCTGGTTCATCACATATTCCACTAACTGAACGAGTACCTCTGTATCAGTATCACTCTGGAAGGTAACACCCTTCTCAATCAACTTAGCCTTGATATCGGCATAGTTCTCAATGATACCATTATGAATGATGGCCAGGTTACGTGATTCAGAATAATGGGGGTGAGCATTGCGTGAAGAGGGCTCGCCATGGGTGGCCCAACGTGTATGAGCAATACCTATGCTACCACTGACATCCTTGTCAGTACAGAATTCCGTAAGATTATCAACTTTTCCTTTGGTTTTATAAACGTTCAGGTTGCCGTCGCTGTTTATCATTGCTACACCAGCACTGTCATAGCCGCGATATTCCAATCGACGTAAGCCTTTTATCAGGATGGGATAGGCATCACGAGTGCCAAGGTATCCTACGATTCCACACATATCAAGTCTATTTTTAAAACCGGCTGCAAAATTACTTCAAAAAAATGAAATATAAAAAAAAATAAGGGAGTTTTTTTACGACTCCCTTAATTTCTTAATAGAAACGGAAATAACGACGAGCGTTATTGTATGAAATATCTTCCACCATACGTGCCAAGGTCTCGCGGTCGTCAGGCAACAAGCCTTTCTCTACGTCATTACCCAAGAGGTTACAGAGAATGCGACGGAAGTACTCATGGCGAGGATAACTGAGGAACGAACGACTGTCAGTGAGCATACCCACGAAACGACTCAGCAATCCCAAAACAGAAAGGGCATTCAATTGCTTGGTCATGCCGTCCATCTGGTCGTTGAACCACCAGCCTGAACCAAACTGAATCTTGCCTGGCTCGCCACCCTGGAAGTTGCCCAGCATAGTGGCAATAACCTCGTTAGCACAAGGATTCAACGTATATAATATGGTCCGCGTGAGTTTGCCTTCCATTTCAAGGTTGTTGAGGAACTTCGACATGGCCTTAGCCGTGCTGAATTCACCAATAGAATCGAAGCCAGTATCAGGACCAAGTGCATTAAACATACGTGTGTTGTTATCGCGAATGGCGCCATAGTGGAACTGCTGCGTCCAGTCGGCATCGGCATCCATCTCGGCCATACGTGTCAGGAAGCAGTTCTTAAACTGACGAATCTC from the Prevotella sp. E15-22 genome contains:
- the carA gene encoding glutamine-hydrolyzing carbamoyl-phosphate synthase small subunit is translated as MRDVTLVLQDGTTFKGKSFGYEQPVAGEVVFNTAMMGYPESLTDPSYAGQLMVLTFPLVGNYGVPKFSFEDNGLPTFMESDKIYASAIIVSDYSATGYSHWNANESLADWLKREKVPGITGIDTRALTKVLREHGVMMGKLVFDGAENNGSAADLSAEDYGSINWVARVSCKDIIRYNEGVGKKVVLVDCGVKANIIRCLVNRGVEVIRVPWNYDYTSMDFDGLFLANGPGDPDMCEDAVNIIRKQMSMSRKPICGICMGNQLLAKAGGASIYKLKYGHRSHNQPVREVGTNRCYVTSQNHGYAVDASTLGKDWRELFVNMNDGSNEGICHQTNPWFSSQFHPEACSGPVDTEFMFDRFIDAL
- the glmS gene encoding glutamine--fructose-6-phosphate transaminase (isomerizing); translated protein: MCGIVGYLGTRDAYPILIKGLRRLEYRGYDSAGVAMINSDGNLNVYKTKGKVDNLTEFCTDKDVSGSIGIAHTRWATHGEPSSRNAHPHYSESRNLAIIHNGIIENYADIKAKLIEKGVTFQSDTDTEVLVQLVEYVMNQKNLDLVQAVQVALFQVIGAYAIAIIDKRDPKQIVAARKQSPLVVGIGENEFFLGSDASPIIEYTDKVVYLEDGNIAVIRLGEELKVISILGEEQSLAVKTVDIDLGQIEKGGYPHFMLKEIFEQPECLTNCMRGRVNVEADHVTLSALIDYRRELLNAKRVVIVACGTSWHAGLIGKQIIESLCRLPVEVEYASEFRYRNPVVGKGDVVIAISQSGETADTLAAVQLAKERGAFIYGVCNAIGSSIPRATDTGTYIHVGPEIGVASTKAFTGQVTVLTMIALAMGEAKGTIKREEYLSIVKGLSEIPTKIQEVLKTNEKVADLARTFTYAHNFLYLGRGYSYPVALEGALKLKEISYIHAEGYPAAEMKHGPIALIDSDMPVVVIATHNAMYEKVLSNIQEIKARQGRVIALVTKGDTTISKIADEVIELPEVMECLEPLVATIPLQLLAYHVAVCKGKNVDQPRNLAKSVTVE